From a region of the Castanea sativa cultivar Marrone di Chiusa Pesio chromosome 10, ASM4071231v1 genome:
- the LOC142611905 gene encoding uncharacterized protein LOC142611905, translating to MDKSWMDAKRGSEEYFHGLNSFVEFAARTACQGKISCPCRNCRHRHMLDVEVVRDHLYSFGMVKNYRTWVFNGEFESTQTTTEGGSSCVHETLDQYGDFHGMLHDLHPMHDMASASMDEGPSVQQGPDGPSVQQPVEGPNDDAKKFYDRIQDVEKPLYKGCTKFSIFSAIVVLYHLKTLCGWTNKSFTLLLQVLQDLLPSDAKLPKDCYEAKKIITDLGLGYEKIHACPNDCMLYWKEKSNLDACPHCEESRWKPPESPVVDKTKASSSKIKKKAAKVLHWFPLKPRLQRLFLSSELATNMKWHATSRTNDGVMRHPADSEVWKEFDDKHVEFASDPRNVRLGLADGFNPYGNMSTTHSTWPVVLVPYNLPPWMCMKRSSLILSLVIPGPTSPVIAIDVYLQPLVEELRELWDVGVESFDASSNTRFQLHAALMWTINDFPAYADISGWSTKGLLACPCCMNDTESRYLKHGRKVCYMGHRRWLDNDHEFREDDINFDGTKEFRVAPVTPSGSEIMDQTKKLVGRCLGKKHQALYNKRKKGEEDPCV from the coding sequence ATGGATAAGAGTTGGATGGACGCTAAAAGAGGTTCTGAAGAATACTTCCATGGGCTTAACTCATTTGTGGAGTTTGCTGCTCGCACGGCATGTCAGGGGAAGATCTCATGTCCTTGTAGGAACTGTAGGCATAGACATATGCTTGATGTAGAGGTCGTGCGTGATCACCTGTACTCATTTGGGATGGTGAAGAATTATAGAACTTGGGTGTTTAATGGGGAATTTGAGTCTACACAAACCACTACTGAAGGTGGAAGTAGTTGTGTACATGAAACTTTGGATCAATATGGCGATTTCCATGGGATGCTGCATGACTTACACCCCATGCATGATATGGCATCGGCTTCAATGGACGAAGGTCCTAGTGTGCAACAAGGTCCAGATGGTCCTTCTGTGCAACAACCGGTTGAAGGTCCcaatgatgatgcaaaaaagTTTTACGACCGAATACAAGATGTGGAGAAACCTTTATACAAAGGGTGTACAAAATTTAGCATATTCTCAGCCATTGTGGTTTTGTACCACTTAAAGACTCTTTGCGGTTGGACTAACAAATCGTTCACTCTGTTGCTTCAAGTCTTGCAAGATTTACTTCCTTCGGATGCTAAGTTGCCAAAAGATTGTTACGAGGCTAAGAAGATAATTAcggatttgggtttgggttatgagaAGATTCATGCTTGTCCTAATGACTGCATGCTTTATTGGAAGGAAAAGAGTAACCTTGATGCTTGCCCACATTGTGAGGAATCAAGATGGAAACCACCCGAGTCGCCTGTAGTTGATAAGACAAAAGCTTCATCAAGTAAGATCAAGAAGAAAGCTGCAAAGGTCCTACATTGGTTCCCTTTAAAGCCAAGATTGCAACGACTCTTTCTATCATCCGAACTAGCCACTAATATGAAATGGCATGCTACTAGTCGAACAAATGACGGGGTGATGAGGCATCCCGCTGATTCTGAAGTTTGGAAAGAATTTGATGATAAGCATGTAGAGTTCGCATCTGACCCCCGCAATGTCCGACTTGGGTTAGCAGATGGGTTCAACCCATATGGAAACATGAGTACCACGCATAGTACATGGCCGGTTGTGTTGGTTCCATACAACCTCCCTCCGTGGATGTGCATGAAAAGGTCTTCCTTGATCTTGTCACTTGTAATTCCTGGTCCAACCTCACCTGTGATTGCTATAGATGTGTACCTACAGCCCTTGGTAGAAGAATTAAGAGAGCTGTGGGATGTTGGAGTCGAATCATTTGACGCATCTTCTAATACCAGATTCCAATTGCATGCAGCACTAATGTGGACCATAAATGATTTTCCTGCATACGCTGACATTTCCGGTTGGAGTACGAAGGGTTTGCTTGCATGTCCATGTTGCATGAATGATACTGAGTCCCGTTACCTTAAACATGGCCGGAAAGTTTGTTACATGGGACATAGGCGATGGTTGGATAACGATCACGAGTTCCGTGAAGATGATATAAATTTTGATGGGACTAAGGAGTTTAGAGTGGCTCCAGTGACACCATCGGGCTCAGAGATCATGGACCAAACAAAGAAGTTAGTTGGACGTTGTCTTGGGAAGAAGCATCAGGCTCtttataacaaaagaaaaaagggggaggAAGATCCGTGTGTCTAG